In Erigeron canadensis isolate Cc75 chromosome 1, C_canadensis_v1, whole genome shotgun sequence, a single window of DNA contains:
- the LOC122604577 gene encoding uncharacterized protein LOC122604577 produces the protein MATLVPGVLLKLLQHMNTDVKVGGEHRSSLLQVVSIVPALAPGGELFQNQGFYLKVSDSSHATYVSLPDENIDLILSDKIQLGQYIHVERLESATPVPILHGVRPVPGRHPCVGTPEDIVATHSLGFLNNNGSSSSSASSKLVGNVKLPKKDTSSSSSSTSLRSNGVVEGKKTVSTLARSNSQLPKLVLYTKDSKQSLGKVKPSGSRSIPSSPTSCYSLPTSFEKFSSGVKQQAKIKGFDKELGKLNLGEKGSAVRGASPSGKKFGIGNSIKNFVQGIEIGPKALRKSWEGNMEIKTPRLKVTKNDAKPDPRSTSVPRKSTSEKMPSTKEESSVKPSKEVRTPAKKGEMADNGHSDKPKPSPGRKSSAEASANGLPGNLVKVSLGNRRLTDGGASWSSLPSSLAKLGKEVLKYRDSAQIAAVEAIQEASAAETLLQCISTYSELRSSAKEDNPQPAVEQFLALHANLKNAHQISESLSKTTLLVSSSDNEEIPSEEQLKVSSDRHKQATSWVHAAMATNLSSFSVYSKQGKLTSLISPSSTTDSTPKNIRPVLVLEGSSNTSTPKTQVKARQSIGSKINNSSTPRRQPVGSNVQQKAKVVQPPPEWEKGVGFDEAINLAQKLKMESQDWFLGFVERFLDADVDTSNSLSDNGQIAGMLSQLKSVNDWLDSIGCNKEEEEEEESCHISPETIDRIRKKIYDYLLTHVESAAAALGKP, from the exons atggctACTTTAGTACCTGGGGTGTTGTTAAAGTTGCTTCAACATATGAACACAGATGTAAAAGTTGGTGGTGAACACAGATCATCTTTATTACAAGTTGTAAGTATAGTTCCTGCTTTAGCTCCTGGTGGTGagctttttcaaaatcaagggTTTTATCTCAAGGTATCTGATTCATCTCATGCTACTTATGTATCTTTACCTGATGAAAATATTGATCTTATATTAAGTGATAAGATACAATTAGGTCAATATATACATGTTGAAAGACTCGAATCAGCTACCCCTGTTCCGATTTTACACGGGGTTAGACCGGTTCCTGGTCGACATCCTTGTGTTGGTACCCCTGAAGATATAGTTGCCACACATTCTTTAGGGTTTCTAAATAACAATGGTAGCAGTAGTAGTTCTGCCAGTTCTAAGTTGGTTGGGAACGTTAAATTGCCGAAAAAGGATACTAGTTCTAGTTCTAGCTCCACAAGTTTAAGGTCAAATGGGGTAGTGGAGGGTAAGAAAACTGTATCGACTTTGGCAAGATCTAATTCACAGTTGCCGAAATTGGTATTGTATACGAAGGATTCTAAGCAGTCTTTAGGGAAAGTCAAACCGTCTGGTTCTAGGTCAATTCCTTCATCTCCTACCAGTTGTTACTCTTTGCCTACTTCTTTTGAGAAGTTTTCTAGTGGGGTTAAGCAACAGGCAAAGATCAAAGGATTTGATAAAGAACTTGGGAAACTGAATTTAGGGGAAAAGGGGAGTGCAGTTCGTGGGGCAAGTCCAAGTGGGAAAAAATTTGGGATCGGAAACtcaataaaaaattttgttcaGGGCATTGAGATAGGGCCCAAGGCTTTGAGAAAGAGCTGGGAAGGTAATATGGAAATCAAGACCCCAAGATTAAAAGTCACCAAGAATGATGCCAAGCCTGATCCTCGGAGTACTTCG GTTCCTAGAAAATCTACAAGTGAAAAGATGCCGTCTACCAAAGAAGAATCATCTGTAAAGCCATCTAAAGAGGTACGGACACCTGCAAAAAAAGGAGAAATGGCTGATAATGGCCATTCCGATAAACCAAAACCGTCTCCAGGCAGGAAGTCATCAGCAGAGGCATCTGCAAATGGTCTACCAGGAAACTTGGTCAAAGTTTCTCTTGGTAACAGACGATTGACAGATGGAGGTGCTTCTTGGTCATCACTCCCATCTTCTCTTGCAAAGCTTGGAAAG GAAGTCCTCAAGTATAGGGATTCTGCCCAAATTGCTGCCGTAGAGGCGATACAAGAGGCATCAGCTGCAGAAACCTTACTTCAATGTATAAG CACGTATTCTGAGTTGCGTTCTTCAGCAAAAGAAGACAACCCACAGCCTGCAGTCGAGCAGTTCTTGGCATTACATGCTAACTTAAAGAATGCTCATCAGATTTCTGAATCTTTGTCCAAAACAACTCTGCTCGTTTCATCATCAGATAATGAAGAAATTCCGTCAGAAGAACAACTAAAAGTTTCTTCTGATAGACATAAACAAGCAACTTCTTGGGTCCATGCTGCCATGGCTACCAACTTATCATCTTTTTCGGTGTATAGCAAACAAGGCAAGTTAACCTCTTTAATCTCACCATCTTCAACCACAGATTCAACCCCTAAAAATATTCGACCAGTGTTAGTACTTGAGGGCTCCAGCAATACCTCAACACCTAAAACCCAAGTCAAAGCACGGCAGTCAATTGggtcaaaaataaataactcaTCAACTCCACGAAGACAACCGGTTGGATCAAATGTCCAACAAAAGGCAAAGGTGGTTCAACCTCCACCAGAATGGGAAAAGGGGGTTGGTTTTGATGAAGCAATCAACTTGgcacaaaaactaaaaatggagTCTCAAGATTGGTTCTTGGGATTTGTTGAAAGATTCTTGGATGCTGATGTTGACACCTCTAACAGTCTTTCAGATAACGGTCAGATTGCAGGCATGCTGAGTCAGCTCAAGAGTGTAAACGACTGGTTAGACTCAATTGGATGTAAcaaggaggaagaagaagaagaagaaagttgTCATATCTCCCCAGAGACGATTGATAGGATAAGgaaaaagatttatgattaTCTCCTTACACACGTAGAATCTGCTGCAGCTGCACTTGGTAAACCTTAA